In the genome of Armatimonadota bacterium, one region contains:
- the hisD gene encoding histidinol dehydrogenase, whose product MTLIRILDAREGPVAELQALRTRSLGEVSPQLEEEVRRIMADVKDRGDEALVELTRRLDCPGFSVDQITIGPDEFHAAYQQVPDAWVRAFRNALANVRAFQERAKEQSWLETFDGLILGHHVTAVRSAGLYVPAKAAPLPSSLLMSAIPAQVAGVPRIVFATPPRPDGSVDPTMLVAAAECGVHEAYRMGGAQAIAALAFGTQTVAPVVKIVGPGNPWVSVAKKYAFGIAGIDSIAGPSESLIIADDFARPDLVAADLLTQAEHTGDNTVILLTPSENLASRTLAEMERQIASLERSELTRESLSEHSFIVLTKSIEHSARIANDIAPEHLQILVRDPFDVLECIENAGCIFLGENAPVPIGDYAAGPSHVLPTYGTARFSAPLSVNDFLKVSSVVYANRHGFERIGPDVIELAQGEGLQAHAEAVRRRLNDG is encoded by the coding sequence ATGACTCTGATCCGCATACTTGATGCCCGTGAGGGCCCGGTCGCCGAACTCCAGGCGCTGCGCACGCGGAGCCTCGGCGAGGTGTCACCCCAGCTTGAAGAAGAAGTCCGGCGGATCATGGCGGACGTGAAGGACCGCGGGGACGAGGCACTGGTGGAGCTTACTCGTCGCCTGGACTGCCCGGGGTTCAGCGTCGACCAGATCACCATCGGGCCGGATGAGTTCCACGCCGCTTACCAGCAGGTCCCCGACGCCTGGGTGCGGGCCTTCCGGAACGCGCTGGCGAATGTGCGCGCTTTCCAGGAGCGCGCGAAGGAGCAGAGTTGGCTGGAGACCTTCGATGGGCTCATTCTGGGCCATCATGTGACGGCGGTGCGCTCGGCCGGTCTGTACGTTCCGGCCAAGGCGGCGCCCCTGCCCTCGTCGCTGCTGATGAGTGCAATCCCGGCGCAGGTGGCCGGAGTGCCGCGAATCGTCTTTGCCACGCCGCCCCGACCAGACGGCAGCGTGGACCCGACCATGCTCGTGGCCGCCGCCGAGTGTGGTGTGCACGAGGCATACCGCATGGGTGGTGCGCAGGCCATCGCGGCGCTGGCTTTCGGCACGCAGACGGTCGCGCCAGTGGTCAAAATCGTGGGCCCCGGGAACCCGTGGGTGTCGGTGGCCAAGAAATACGCCTTCGGCATCGCGGGCATCGATTCCATCGCCGGGCCCAGCGAGTCGCTGATCATCGCCGATGATTTCGCGCGGCCGGATCTGGTGGCTGCCGACCTGCTTACACAGGCCGAGCACACCGGCGATAACACGGTGATCCTGCTCACCCCCAGTGAAAACCTCGCATCCAGGACACTCGCGGAGATGGAGAGACAGATCGCCAGCCTTGAGCGCTCAGAACTGACCCGGGAATCCCTGTCCGAACACAGTTTCATCGTGCTGACGAAGTCCATTGAGCATTCGGCGCGGATCGCGAACGACATCGCACCCGAACACCTGCAGATTCTGGTGCGCGACCCATTCGATGTGCTGGAGTGCATTGAGAACGCGGGATGCATTTTCCTGGGCGAGAATGCGCCTGTGCCCATTGGCGATTACGCCGCCGGCCCGAGCCACGTCTTGCCGACGTATGGCACCGCGCGGTTTTCGGCGCCGCTTTCGGTCAACGACTTCCTGAAGGTGTCATCGGTTGTCTACGCGAACCGGCACGGGTTTGAGCGCATCGGCCCAGACGTTATCGAGCTTGCCCAGGGCGAGGGTCTGCAGGCCCATGCGGAGGCGGTGCGACGCAGGTTGAACGACGGATAG
- a CDS encoding DNA polymerase III subunit alpha → MPSQFVHLHVHSEYSLLDGACRIKELVARAKELEMSAVALTDHGVMYGAIEFYKACVEAKIKPIIGCEVYCASRTRFDREACDRQMSHLVLLAKDHGGYQNLMRLVTDANLEGFYYKPRVDMELLSRYSEGLIVLTACLQGFVSRAITEGDMEQAKRQAEALIDVFGRENVYLEVMNHLIPEEQVMNAGIFQIADEIGLPVVATNDVHYTRKEDAEAHDTLLCIQTGSLRDDENRMRYEPQEFFMKSEEEMLEIFPDHPEAVHRSVEVAERCNLELTLGKLMLPAYPIPEGETVHSYLRKVCEQQIPVRYPDDDGTARARLDYELGIIEQCRYSGYFLIVGDFIWEAKRRNIFVGPGRGSATGSIVAYLLGISEIDPLEQGLIFERMLNPERASPPDIDLDFPDRAREEIIDYVKEKYGRDHVAQVITFNTMQAKAAIRDCGRVLGIDLAKVDEIAKLQPGDKSIPEALETVPELKAKADEDPEIANLLSTAMKIEGITRHAGVHAAAVVISDGPLTDYVPLRGEKDGTITTQYSMDPCVDVGIVKMDFLGLKTLTIIENTVRTVERSRGIKIDMLRVPRDDAKTYELLSRGDTAAVFQLESEGMRQLLRDLRPDQFNHLVPLVALYRPGPMDSAPDFIAGRHGRPIYPTPLLEPILSQTYGVILYQEQVMRIATDLAGFSMPQAEIIMRAMAKKQADKMEKMKPLFIQGCIANGIPEDVTRSIFSRMETFSRYGFNKSHSAAYALVAYWTAYLKANFPPEFLAAQLSTVIGESKEIAKYVTECRRSGIKVLPPDVNRSFADFSVADGAVVFGLAAVKGVGMSPATAIVQEREENGPFRDLWDLCRRVACAGVPKATIRTLIEAGALDAFGDRARLVAGLEQAWAAGLKCEADRAVGQTSLFGDDEEDAGGADVLPDVPPFPEEYVLELEKSLLGLYLSNHPLVKNEEKLERCVSARIEDLAEFADGTELTVGGVISEVKHHRTRNGDSMAFVALESLADKVEVTIFPRVWEQVKDVIVQDALVIMDVKVERTAARGGGQGNGDSGDQETVKLQCEGARPLDKARKISQRRLELAAEGRKKMEEIVSAPPPQVYKAPRLHLEMDAPLASEANLAELRKVLEQYRGPQEVYLHLTGRGEERCVFLGSNFRVSCCGDFPTRVRQVPGIMTVREDDSPELVDAAAGG, encoded by the coding sequence ATGCCCTCACAATTCGTCCACCTCCACGTTCACAGCGAGTACAGCCTCCTGGACGGCGCCTGTCGCATCAAGGAACTGGTCGCGCGCGCCAAGGAACTCGAAATGTCCGCCGTGGCCCTCACCGACCACGGTGTGATGTACGGGGCCATCGAGTTCTACAAGGCCTGCGTGGAGGCGAAGATCAAGCCGATTATCGGCTGCGAGGTGTACTGCGCATCGCGCACCCGTTTCGACCGCGAGGCGTGCGACCGGCAGATGAGCCACCTGGTGCTTCTGGCGAAGGACCATGGGGGCTACCAGAACCTCATGCGCCTGGTGACGGATGCAAATCTCGAAGGATTCTACTACAAGCCCCGGGTTGACATGGAGCTCCTGTCGCGGTACTCGGAGGGGCTCATCGTGCTCACGGCTTGCCTGCAAGGTTTTGTGAGCCGCGCCATCACCGAGGGGGACATGGAACAGGCGAAGCGCCAGGCGGAGGCGCTGATTGATGTCTTTGGGCGCGAGAATGTGTACCTGGAAGTGATGAACCATCTGATTCCCGAAGAGCAGGTGATGAACGCGGGAATCTTCCAGATCGCGGACGAGATCGGGCTGCCGGTAGTGGCAACGAACGATGTCCACTACACCCGCAAGGAAGATGCGGAAGCCCATGACACCCTTCTGTGCATTCAGACCGGTTCTCTGCGCGATGACGAAAATCGGATGCGGTACGAGCCCCAGGAGTTTTTCATGAAGTCCGAGGAGGAGATGCTGGAGATCTTCCCGGACCACCCCGAAGCGGTGCATCGTTCGGTTGAGGTTGCTGAGCGCTGCAACCTGGAACTCACGCTGGGCAAGCTTATGCTCCCGGCGTATCCCATCCCCGAGGGCGAGACGGTCCACTCCTACCTGCGGAAGGTCTGCGAGCAGCAGATACCCGTGCGCTACCCTGACGACGACGGCACCGCCCGAGCGCGCCTTGACTACGAGCTCGGGATCATCGAGCAGTGCCGGTACTCGGGCTACTTCCTGATTGTCGGCGACTTCATCTGGGAGGCGAAACGGCGGAACATTTTCGTGGGGCCGGGACGGGGATCAGCTACGGGGAGCATAGTCGCCTATCTTCTGGGCATCAGTGAGATCGACCCGCTGGAACAGGGGCTCATCTTCGAGCGAATGCTCAACCCGGAGCGCGCGAGCCCGCCTGACATCGATCTGGACTTCCCGGACCGCGCGCGGGAGGAAATCATCGACTACGTCAAGGAGAAATACGGGCGCGATCACGTGGCCCAGGTGATCACCTTCAACACCATGCAAGCGAAGGCCGCCATCCGCGATTGCGGTCGGGTGCTGGGGATCGATCTGGCGAAGGTGGACGAGATCGCGAAGCTCCAGCCGGGAGACAAGAGCATTCCCGAAGCACTGGAGACGGTGCCGGAACTGAAGGCCAAGGCGGACGAGGACCCAGAAATCGCCAATCTGTTGTCCACGGCGATGAAAATCGAGGGCATCACCCGCCACGCGGGCGTTCATGCGGCGGCGGTGGTGATCTCCGACGGCCCACTGACCGACTACGTCCCGCTCCGGGGCGAGAAGGACGGGACGATCACCACCCAGTACTCGATGGACCCGTGCGTGGACGTGGGCATCGTGAAGATGGACTTCCTGGGTCTGAAGACCCTGACGATCATCGAGAACACTGTGCGGACGGTGGAGCGGTCGCGGGGCATCAAGATTGACATGCTGCGGGTCCCACGGGATGATGCGAAGACCTACGAGCTGCTGTCTCGCGGGGATACTGCTGCGGTATTCCAGCTCGAAAGCGAGGGTATGCGCCAGCTTCTAAGGGACCTGCGTCCGGATCAGTTCAACCACCTCGTGCCGCTGGTTGCCCTCTACCGGCCTGGACCGATGGACTCGGCGCCGGATTTTATCGCCGGTCGCCACGGCAGGCCCATCTACCCGACGCCGCTCCTGGAGCCGATCCTGAGCCAGACCTATGGGGTCATCCTCTACCAGGAGCAGGTCATGCGCATCGCCACCGACCTGGCGGGTTTCAGCATGCCCCAGGCAGAGATCATCATGCGCGCCATGGCCAAGAAACAGGCTGACAAGATGGAGAAGATGAAGCCCCTGTTCATTCAGGGCTGCATCGCCAACGGCATTCCTGAGGACGTGACCCGTAGCATCTTCAGTCGCATGGAGACATTCTCCCGGTATGGCTTCAACAAGTCGCACAGCGCCGCCTACGCGCTGGTTGCGTATTGGACAGCGTATTTGAAGGCCAATTTCCCGCCCGAATTCCTGGCCGCCCAATTGTCGACGGTCATTGGCGAGAGCAAGGAGATTGCGAAGTACGTTACAGAATGCCGCCGCAGCGGGATCAAGGTCCTGCCACCCGATGTGAACCGCAGTTTCGCGGATTTCTCGGTGGCCGACGGTGCGGTGGTTTTCGGACTGGCCGCAGTCAAGGGAGTGGGGATGAGCCCGGCTACGGCGATCGTGCAGGAGCGCGAGGAAAACGGACCTTTCAGGGACCTGTGGGACCTCTGCCGGCGGGTGGCATGCGCCGGAGTACCCAAGGCAACAATCAGGACCCTCATTGAAGCCGGGGCGCTGGATGCCTTCGGCGACCGCGCGCGCCTCGTCGCGGGCCTTGAGCAGGCGTGGGCGGCAGGCCTGAAATGTGAGGCCGATCGGGCCGTGGGGCAGACGTCGCTTTTCGGCGATGATGAAGAGGACGCAGGTGGCGCTGACGTCCTGCCGGATGTCCCGCCGTTCCCGGAAGAGTATGTGCTTGAGCTGGAGAAATCCCTGCTGGGGCTGTACCTGTCCAACCACCCGCTGGTAAAGAACGAGGAAAAGCTTGAGCGTTGCGTCTCGGCGCGCATCGAGGACCTGGCGGAGTTCGCCGACGGCACCGAGCTTACCGTGGGCGGGGTCATCAGCGAAGTGAAGCACCACCGCACGCGAAATGGCGACAGCATGGCCTTTGTGGCGCTGGAGAGCCTCGCAGACAAGGTGGAGGTCACCATCTTCCCCCGCGTCTGGGAGCAGGTAAAGGATGTGATTGTCCAGGATGCGCTGGTGATCATGGACGTGAAGGTGGAGCGCACCGCGGCACGGGGCGGGGGACAGGGCAACGGGGACTCGGGTGACCAGGAGACCGTGAAGCTCCAGTGTGAAGGGGCGCGGCCCCTTGATAAGGCGCGGAAGATCTCGCAGCGCCGCCTGGAACTCGCGGCGGAGGGCCGCAAGAAGATGGAAGAGATTGTTTCCGCGCCGCCGCCGCAGGTCTACAAGGCTCCGCGACTACACCTGGAGATGGACGCGCCGTTGGCGTCCGAGGCAAACCTGGCGGAATTGCGGAAGGTGCTGGAACAGTACAGGGGGCCGCAGGAGGTATATCTGCACCTCACAGGGCGCGGCGAGGAGCGCTGCGTATTCCTGGGCTCCAATTTCCGCGTGAGTTGCTGCGGGGATTTCCCGACCCGTGTCCGGCAGGTGCCGGGCATCATGACGGTGCGCGAAGACGATTCACCGGAGCTTGTAGACGCCGCCGCGGGGGGCTGA
- a CDS encoding NADH-quinone oxidoreductase subunit A has translation MALIYGPVAVFLVAGFVFAAITLVFAMILRPADQYDEKRMVYECGIPPIGPAWSRFFVRYYVIAIVFVIFEIETIFLFPWATVFKALSKPDMLGALPAGEMGIFVAILLVGLAYVWKKGDLRWT, from the coding sequence ATGGCACTCATCTACGGCCCTGTAGCCGTCTTCCTCGTGGCGGGATTCGTCTTCGCGGCGATCACTCTCGTTTTCGCTATGATCCTGCGCCCCGCGGATCAGTATGACGAGAAGCGGATGGTGTACGAGTGCGGCATCCCGCCCATCGGGCCCGCGTGGAGCCGGTTTTTCGTCCGCTATTACGTCATCGCCATCGTCTTCGTGATCTTCGAGATCGAGACTATCTTCCTGTTTCCCTGGGCCACCGTGTTCAAGGCACTCAGCAAGCCCGACATGCTGGGCGCTCTGCCTGCCGGGGAGATGGGTATCTTCGTGGCCATTCTGCTGGTGGGGCTGGCCTATGTCTGGAAGAAGGGGGATCTGCGGTGGACATAA
- a CDS encoding NADH-quinone oxidoreductase subunit B, with protein MEEGGSAVDIIKAITEEPLRRGARDHKEGPLSIKFISIVDKVLNTGKACSLWPLQFGLACCAIEMIATAAPRYDLDRFGIIMRPTPRQADCMIVAGTVTVKMAPVIERLYHQMPEPKWVMALGNCAVSGGRFYQEAYSVVKGVDRIIPVDIYVPGCPPRPESLIEGLLKLHDKIRGESIADEPVRHGIRPGMEGYPGD; from the coding sequence CTGGAAGAAGGGGGATCTGCGGTGGACATAATCAAGGCCATTACCGAAGAGCCCCTGCGCAGAGGCGCCCGTGATCACAAGGAGGGCCCGCTATCCATCAAGTTCATCAGTATCGTGGACAAGGTGCTGAACACCGGCAAGGCGTGTTCGCTCTGGCCGCTGCAGTTCGGGCTTGCTTGCTGCGCCATTGAGATGATCGCCACTGCTGCACCACGATATGATCTGGACCGGTTCGGGATCATCATGCGCCCCACGCCAAGGCAGGCCGACTGCATGATCGTCGCCGGAACGGTCACGGTGAAAATGGCGCCTGTTATCGAGCGACTGTATCACCAGATGCCCGAGCCGAAATGGGTTATGGCACTGGGCAACTGTGCGGTGAGTGGCGGCCGGTTCTACCAGGAAGCCTACAGCGTGGTCAAGGGCGTTGATCGGATCATCCCGGTGGACATCTATGTGCCGGGTTGCCCGCCGCGGCCGGAGTCGCTGATTGAAGGCCTTTTGAAGCTGCACGACAAGATCCGAGGGGAGTCCATCGCCGACGAACCGGTGCGTCACGGCATCCGGCCGGGGATGGAAGGGTATCCGGGTGATTGA
- a CDS encoding polysaccharide pyruvyl transferase family protein has protein sequence MIQAADGPCILLRSSWQTVNIGDIAHSPGVLRLLEKHLPHAQVMLWPCNIDRGVEPMLRAGFPRVQIVKGTLDKAGEPSTPELRAAFDRATLLLHGSGPSVVCAKDLEGWRKLTGKPYGIYGVTVSGVNDELRDLLSCARFVYCRDTISLETVRKSGATPPVLEFAPDGAFGFHLRDEDRAAAYLAASGLEEGRFVAAIPRLRYTPYYQIHHREPTQEDLRKAAISAEFQEADHARLREALILFVRETGLKVLACPEMIHEMRVAKESLVDPLPEDVKTRVVWREDYWLPDEATSVYARALGVVSFEMHSPIMAAANGTPAIHLRQPTDTCKGQMWRDVGLSDWIFEIDDATGEDIARPLVAFATDRDESLEYLAAAMGFVRQRQEETMRVVGEAASQAPQGAF, from the coding sequence ATGATTCAGGCGGCGGACGGCCCCTGCATTCTGCTGCGGTCCTCGTGGCAGACTGTGAACATCGGCGACATCGCCCATTCTCCGGGTGTGCTGCGGCTCCTTGAGAAGCACCTGCCGCATGCACAGGTGATGCTCTGGCCCTGCAATATCGACCGCGGCGTGGAGCCCATGCTGCGCGCGGGCTTCCCTCGAGTGCAGATCGTGAAAGGGACCCTTGACAAGGCCGGTGAGCCCTCGACGCCGGAACTGCGCGCCGCATTCGACCGGGCGACACTGCTGCTGCACGGCTCCGGTCCCAGTGTTGTTTGTGCTAAGGATCTGGAAGGATGGCGCAAGCTCACCGGAAAGCCATACGGCATCTACGGGGTGACTGTGAGCGGCGTGAACGACGAACTGCGGGACCTGTTGAGCTGCGCGCGGTTCGTGTACTGCCGGGATACCATATCGCTGGAGACGGTGCGCAAATCCGGTGCAACGCCCCCGGTGCTGGAGTTCGCGCCTGATGGTGCCTTTGGCTTCCACCTGCGGGATGAGGATCGGGCTGCGGCATATCTCGCTGCCAGCGGCCTCGAAGAGGGCCGGTTTGTGGCCGCGATCCCGCGACTGAGATACACCCCCTACTACCAGATTCACCACCGGGAGCCGACGCAGGAGGATCTGCGAAAGGCGGCTATCTCCGCGGAGTTCCAAGAAGCCGACCATGCCAGGCTGCGGGAGGCGCTGATTCTCTTCGTTCGGGAGACCGGGCTGAAGGTGCTGGCATGTCCGGAGATGATCCACGAGATGCGGGTTGCCAAGGAGTCGCTCGTGGACCCGCTCCCGGAGGACGTGAAGACGCGAGTTGTCTGGCGAGAAGACTATTGGCTGCCGGACGAGGCGACTTCGGTCTACGCCCGGGCATTGGGCGTTGTGAGTTTCGAGATGCACTCGCCGATCATGGCTGCGGCCAATGGAACGCCGGCAATCCACCTGCGCCAGCCTACAGACACCTGCAAGGGCCAGATGTGGCGCGATGTGGGCCTGAGCGACTGGATATTCGAGATCGATGACGCCACCGGGGAGGATATCGCGCGTCCACTGGTGGCTTTCGCGACCGACCGGGATGAGTCTCTCGAGTACTTGGCGGCTGCCATGGGTTTCGTCCGACAGCGCCAGGAGGAGACGATGCGCGTGGTGGGAGAAGCGGCGAGCCAGGCGCCACAGGGTGCCTTCTAG
- the hisB gene encoding imidazoleglycerol-phosphate dehydratase HisB, translating to MRTAEITRRTSETQITVKIDLDGSGEYDINTGVGFFDHMLSHVAKHGLIDIILKAEGDLHIDAHHTVEDVGIVLGQALAQAVGDKRGLVRYGRGSCPMDEALVHAYIDFGGRAYLVYELDLPTAKVGDFDTELVREFFVALTANAGMSLHLIQQSGRNGHHILEGAFKSFARALDEAKGLDPRKTDVPSTKGML from the coding sequence ATGCGAACTGCCGAGATCACCCGCCGGACATCGGAGACCCAGATCACCGTGAAGATCGACCTCGACGGCTCCGGCGAGTACGACATCAACACCGGCGTGGGGTTCTTCGACCACATGCTCAGTCATGTGGCCAAGCACGGGCTTATTGACATCATCCTCAAGGCCGAGGGCGATCTGCACATAGACGCTCACCACACGGTGGAGGACGTGGGCATAGTGCTCGGGCAAGCGCTGGCCCAGGCGGTGGGGGACAAGCGGGGCCTGGTGCGTTATGGTCGGGGAAGCTGCCCCATGGACGAGGCGCTGGTGCATGCTTATATCGACTTTGGGGGCAGGGCCTATCTCGTGTATGAACTGGACCTTCCCACGGCGAAGGTGGGGGATTTCGACACCGAGTTGGTGCGCGAGTTCTTCGTAGCGCTCACCGCCAACGCTGGCATGTCACTGCACTTGATCCAGCAGTCAGGGCGCAATGGGCATCACATTCTGGAGGGCGCCTTCAAGTCCTTCGCCAGGGCACTGGATGAGGCGAAGGGGCTAGACCCTCGCAAGACCGACGTCCCCTCGACAAAGGGCATGTTGTAG